A window from Schistocerca piceifrons isolate TAMUIC-IGC-003096 unplaced genomic scaffold, iqSchPice1.1 HiC_scaffold_839, whole genome shotgun sequence encodes these proteins:
- the LOC124770917 gene encoding uncharacterized protein LOC124770917 produces MESPTLACNPPDDVLFCVFAYLPIPELVRCATVCKQWYKIVTGFTHLWKGKRYVSNRSPRESAETCAVLSIVPLLQEIEIKVAKMFEVKIYYPQLFLSVTNMSDIRAVQDCQRLGSMHVTTDLSIADIVFSSRSPICFTALRTLKIVRGNPTLTLFKPGTRAECAIISALELCPFLTELSLDVESLSANYLDSLEGLGRLEVLRIHCRSLNDLTFLRHCSDKLEELELESCDDLPSAAYAELRHLGKLQMLRL; encoded by the coding sequence ATGGAATCGCCAACACTCGCCTGCAACCCGCCAGACGACGTACTGTTTTGCGTCTTTGCCTATCTGCCCATCCCAGAGTTGGTCCGATGTGCTACTGTGTGCAAGCAGTGGTACAAAATTGTGACAGGATTCACCCACCTGTGGAAAGGGAAAAGGTACGTCAGCAATAGAAGTCCGAGAGAATCTGCCGAGACGTGCGCCGTATTGTCCATCGTACCGCTGTTGCAGGAAATCGAAATCAAGGTGGCCAAAATGTTTGAGGTGAAAATTTACTACCCGCAGTTGTTTCTGTCAGTGACAAACATGTCTGACATACGAGCTGTGCAGGACTGTCAGAGACTAGGGTCTATGCACGTGACAACTGATCTCAGCATAGCAGATATCGTCTTCTCTTCTCGTTCGCCTATCTGTTTTACGGCGCTCCGGACGCTGAAGATCGTCAGAGGGAACCCGACACTGACACTCTTCAAGCCGGGCACTAGGGCGGAATGTGCCATCATCTCTGCCCTGGAGCTGTGCCCATTTCTCACAGAGCTGAGCCTCGACGTAGAGTCCCTGTCGGCGAACTACTTGGACTCTCTGGAAGGGCTCGGCCGGCTGGAGGTTCTGAGAATCCACTGCCGCAGTCTGAACGACCTGACATTCCTACGGCACTGCTCGGATAAACTGGAGGAACTGGAACTGGAAAGTTGCGACGACTTGCCGTCGGCTGCGTACGCGGAGCTCCGCCACCTAGGGAAACTGCAGATGTTGCGGCTGTGA